A window of Pectobacterium carotovorum genomic DNA:
ATTCCCAATTGAAGTGTGCGCGTGGCATCTCACGACGTTCTGACGACGTTCCGTTTTATTGATTTGATTGCGTCTTAACCGTCTGGCGCATATTTCCATCAATTAATGTCATTTAATCATAAAAATTATTTTTATATAACCATTTTTGCGTGGCGGCAGCGATAAAGAACGCGGTGCGTGCGATTATCACCGAGGTAAACCGCATGATTCTCTATCACGGATCAACAATCCTCATGCTACCGCAGAACAATCTTCATGCACCTGTTTTATCTGGAGATTTTCCGCGATCGAAAAAGCCAGCCTTGCGGCTGGCTTGATTTAGCGATGTCTTACACATAACCGGGTTATGCGCGGGGTGACAGAAAGAGGTTACTTCTTCCCTTCAACCCATTTGCCATCAATATAAAACGCTGACCAACCCGTTGCCTTGCCGTCTTTCTCTGACGAGACATATTGCTGTTTAGTCTTACGGCTGAAACGTACCTGCGTCTTATTGCCATCTTTATCGACTATCGGCGCATCCGCCAGATAGCGCAGTTTTTCCGGTAAACGATCTTTGAATCGCGCCAGTTCTTCTACCAGCGGTGCCCGCGTTTCGCGAGATTTCGGGAACGTATTGGCCGCAAGAAAGACCCCTGCCGCGCCATCACGCAATACGAAATAGGCATCAGACTTCTCGCAAGGCAGCTCAGGCAACGGCACCGGATCTTCTTTCGGTGGCGCCACATCGCCATTACGCAGGATCTTACGCGTGTTGCTACATGTCTCGCTGGTGCACGCCATGTATTTACCGAAGCGTCCCATTTTGAGATGCATCTCGGAGCCACATTTTTCGCACTCAACAATCGGGCCATCATAGCCCTTGATGCGGAACTCACCAGCTTCGATCTCATATCCGTCACAGGCTGGGTTATTCCCGCAAACGTGCAGCTTACGCTGATTATCAATCAGATAGCTGTCCATCGCCGTACCACACTTTTCACAGCGGCGGCGGGCACGCAACGCGTTAGTTTCAGCTTCGTCCCCCTCTAACACGTTCAGCACTTCGGCTTCAGGTATCAGGTTGATCGTGGTTTTACAGCGCTCTTTCGGCGACAGTGCATAGCCAGAACAGCCCAGAAACACGCCGGTACTGGCAGTACGGATACCCATTTGACGAGAGCAGGTTGGGCAGTCAATGCTGGTTAACACCATTGCATTGGGACGCATACCGCCTTCTTCAGGATCCTGTTCTGCCTTTTCCAACTGCTGGCTAAATTCGTTGAAGAATTCATCCAATACCGCTTTCCATTCCGCCTGATTATTGGCGACCTGATCGAGGCGGCTTTCCATCCGTGCGGTAAAATCGTAATTCATCAGTTCGCGGAAGTTTTCTTCCAGTCGATCGGTAACGATTTCCCCCATTTTCTCTGCATAGAAACGGCGGTTCTCCACTCGAACGTAGCCGCGATCCTGAATGGTTGAAATAATAGACGCGTAGGTAGACGGACGACCAATCCCACGTTTTTCCAGCTCTTTAACCAGAGAGGCATCGCTATAACGCGCAGGTGGTTTGGTAAAGTGTTGCCCTGGCAGCAGTTTCTGCAACGACAACGGCTCGCCCACCGCCACGGTTGGTAACGTGCGATCTTCATCATTTTTACGCAGGGCAGGCATGACTTTCGTCCAGCCATCGAAACGCAGCGTTCGGCCTTTGGCACGCAGTTGATAATCGGCCGCTTCCACGATTAACGTAGTGGAATCATATTGCGCTGGTGTCATTTGACAGGCGACGAACTGACGCCAAATTAGCTGATACAGCTTCTGCGCATCGGCTTCCATATCTTTCAGGTTGTCAGCTAACACGCCGACATCGGAAGGACGAATCGCTTCGTGCGCTTCCTGCGAGTTTTCTTTACTGCTGTAAAGGTTCGCCGATTCAGGCAGATAGCGCTTACCGAATTCTTCTCCGATATAACCACGCACCATCGACAAGGCATCCTGGCTCAGGTTCGTTGAGTCAGTACGCATGTAGGTAATATAGCCCGCTTCATACAGGCGCTGCGCCATCATCATGGTCTTTTTCACGCCAAAACCAAGGCGTGTACTGGCAGCCTGTTGTAACGTTGACGTGATGAACGGCGCGCCCGGTTTGCTGCTGGTCGGTTTATCTTCACGATCGGCAACCACATAGCGCGCGTTCTCAAGCAGACTGACTGCCGCATGCGTTTGTTCTTTATTAACCGGTTTAAACGGCTTGCTGTTATGGTGCGTCACCTGCATTTGCAGTTGAATATCGCTGCCTGCCAGCAAATCAGCGTGCAGTTCCCAATATTCTTCCGGCACGAACGCTTTAATTTCACGCTCGCGATCGACAATCAGACGTACCGCAACTGACTGCACGCGCCCCGCGGACAGACCACGGGCAATTTTTTTCCACAGCAGCGGGGAAACCATGTAACCCACCACGCGATCCATAAACCGGCGCGCCTGCTGGGCATTCACGCGGTCAATATTCAACGTGTCTGGTTTTTCAAATGCCTGTTTAATGGCATTTTTCGTTATTTCGTTAAACACCACGCGGCTGAAACGCTGATCGTCACCACCAATGATTTCCCGTAGGTGCCAGGCAATGGCTTCCCCTTCGCGGTCAAGGTCGGTTGCGAGATAGATGTGGTCGGCATTTTCCGCCAGCGTTTTTAATTCGGAGACAACCTTCTCCTTACCCGGCAGTATTTCGTAGTTGGCTTTCCAGCCATGATAAGGGTCGACGCCCATACGATTAACTAGCGCGGATTTCTCATCCTTTTTGACTTTCTTTTTCGTTTTATCTTTAGTCGTTGAGTCCGCGCTCTTTTTACTGACTGAGCCACTCGTCGGCAGATCGCGCACATGACCGACGCTGGACTTCACCACGTAGTCATTGCCTAAATACTTATTGATCGTTTTGGCTTTTGCCGGGGACTCGACGATAACGAGAGCTTTACCCATATGTACTATTACCTGCTGAATTCTTCTGAAAATCAGATATTTTTCGGGGCATTCAGAGCGGATTCTACTGACTGCGCAAAATCCCACACTCTACCTGATAAATATCGCCACGCAACCTAATTAGCATGGCAATCCTGTTTTGTCCGCTTCCTGTCACACTAAGTATCGGCAGGTAAGCCCCTAAAATGTAGCCCATTTGCCTCATAATCTACGCTTTACGCTGAAACCGTATCGCAGTACCCTTTCTCTTGATGCAGCTTTTGATGATAACGGTGTCGGTTTTTGAAATAGCTGCGTTGATTTTCGAAACAGCATTGCTGATAAGTGCAACTACCCCCTTTTCAAGGGCGAGTACAGGAGTAACAATCATGTCACCTGAACATCAGGTTAACGAAGAAAAGCGTCCTATTGAGCGCCAGAGCTTATTAGTTGAAGCCAACGACATCATTAAACATCACGATGACTATTTACATGGCATGGTGGCTGATAGCGTAGAACAAAAAAACGGTGTGCTGGTTTTTCGCGGTGAATTTTTTCTCGATGAGAATGGAATGCCAACCTTAAAAAGCACCGCTGTATTTAATATGTTCAAACATCTTGCGCATGTTTTATCCGAAAAATACGATTTGATCGATTAAATACATTAATTGATTAAATGCAAATGCCCGCAAAATTCGCGGGCATTTGAGCATTATGCCTTAGTGATTGGCGATTACAGCAAAGGCTTCGAACCACGCTGCCACCAACGCATCATCATTCGTTCGGCGGTATCCCCTGCGCTGCCAGTCAGACGATCCAACAAGCGTTTACGGCGCGTATAGCGAACGCTTAATACTTCATGACTGGCCATTTCAGCAATCAGCAGATCGTCACTGGTGCCGATAGAATCAACCAACCCTAAATCTTTCGCCTGTGTGCCAAACCAATGCTCTCCCGTCGCAACAGAATCAATATCCAGCGAGGGACGCATCTGCTGCACAAAATCCTTAAACAGCGTGTGTGTGACATTCAGGTCTTCACGGAATTTCTCACGGCCTTGTTCGGTGTTCTCACCAAACAGCGTCAGCGTACGTTTGAATTCACCCGCGGTGTGCAGCTCAACATCAATGTCTTTGTTTTTCAGCAAACGGTGGAAGTTGGGAATTTGTGCCACAACGCCAATAGACCCTACAATCGCAAACGGTGCCGCTACGATGCGGTCAGCCACACAGGCCATCATATATCCGCCGCTGGCAGCCACTTTATCCACCGAAACCGTCAACCGCACGCCGCCCTGACGCAGACGCTGCAACTGCGAGGCCGCCAATCCATAGCCGTGAACCACACCGCCGGGACTTTCCAGACGCAGCAATACTTCATCTTTCGGTTTCGCCACGGCGAGTACGGCGGAGATCTCTTCACGCAGCGAACTGACTTCGCCCGCATCCATACTGCCGTTGAAATCGAGTACGTACAGGCACGGTTTGACACTTTTCTCTTCGCCGCGCTTGGCACGCTGTTTATCTTGCTTCGCGGTTTCTTTTTCTTTCTTCTTTTCTTGTTTGGATAACAGCTTACGCTCGGTGTCGCTCATACAGGCAGTCTGCATTTCGCGCTGCATTTCCTGATATTGTTCACCCAGATTCGTGACCTGCAACTCACCTTTATGTGGACGCTTACGCTGCGTCATCCCGAATGCCAAAACGACTAACGCACCAATAGCCACCACGATGGTGAGTACCTTAGCCAGGAATAAACCGTACAGAGAAAGTAATTCCACAAACACCGTCCTCATTGACTGCGTATTAATTAATGTTGGTTTATTCACCAACCATGGCGTTGACGTCGTGCGCCATTCCCTTCCTATAACCTAACTGATGGCACGCAATATGGCGATGTTATTCCTGTGGTTTTTACGCCTACTGCTGCTTTTTACAACAGCACGGGGATAAATAGAGGCAGTCTCATTGAAAACAGTCGATATTTGAGGCATAACACCCCCATTCACCCTGCCCGGATGCGCCGTTATCTGACGTTCCGAGTGGCACGACCGACGCATCTCGCCATGCCGTATACGCGATGGCAGGTCTATATATCTGAAACGTGGCTGTTTTGCGCCACGGTAAGAGGAATTCATTGTGCATTACCAGCCTAAAATCGATTTACTGCAAAACCGTATCATTCTGGTCACCGGTGCTGGCGACGGCATTGGCCGGGAAGCCGCGCTGACCTACGCTCGCTACGGCGCACACGTTATTTTATTAGGACGAACAGAAAGTAAACTTCAGTCGGTTAAACAGCAGATCGAGCAAGAACACGGTACGTCTGCGCACGTTGTGGTCTGCGATATGCTGGCCTTATCCTCCGCGCAGTGCTTTCAACTGGCTGACGAACTGGCGCAGGTTGTGCCGCACCTCGATGGCGTTCTCCACAACGCCGGGTTGCTCGGGGAAATCACCCCTATCGTGCAGCAAACGCCAGAGATCTGGCATCAGGTTATGCAGGTCAACGTCAACGCGACCTTTATGCTGACGCAGGCGCTGCTGCCGCTGTTATTGAAATCACCTTGCTCTTCTCTGGTTTTCACCAGTTCCAGCGTGGGTCGCGAAGGTCGCGCCGGCTGGGGAGCCTATTCCGTCTCCAAGTTCGCGACGGAAGGCCTGATGCAAGTGCTGGCTGAAGAATATCGTTCACAAAATCTGCGGGTGAACTGTATTAACCCCGGCGGAACGCGTACAGGAATGCGTGCGTCAGCCTTCCCTAACGAAGATCCGATGAGACTGAAAACGCCAGCGGATATTATGCCGCTGTATCTCTATCTGATGGGCGATGACAGCCGCCGTAAGACGGGGATGAGTTTTGATGCACAGCCGGGCAGAAAAGCCGGTCCAGCCGAATAATAAAGAAGAGCACGCACGATGAGCGATGAACGCCACCAGCAACGCCAACAGCGCCTGAAAGAAAAGGTCGACGCCCGTATTGCCGCCGCGAATGAAACGCGCGGTATCCTGATCGTCTTCACTGGTAACGGGAAAGGAAAAACCACGGCGGCTTTTGGCACCGTCACGCGAGCGATAGGCCACGGATTGCAGGCAGGCGTGATCCAGTTTATTAAAGGCGAATGGCCAAACGGTGAGAAGAATCTGCTGCAACAGCACGGCGTGGAATTTCAGGTCATGGCGACAGGCTTTACCTGGGATACGCAGAATCGCCAGACAGATACCGAAGCGGCACAACACGTCTGGCAGCATGGCAAACGTATGCTGGCCGATCCACAGCTCGACCTCGTCGTATTGGACGAACTGACGTATATGATTAGCTATGATTATCTGGATTTAAGTGACGTTGTCACTGCCTTGAATCAGCGCCCTGCCGGGCAGACGGTCATTATTACCGGACGAGGTTGCCATCGTGACTTGCTGGAAATGGCGGATACCGTGACGGAAATGCGTCCGG
This region includes:
- the topA gene encoding type I DNA topoisomerase, with product MGKALVIVESPAKAKTINKYLGNDYVVKSSVGHVRDLPTSGSVSKKSADSTTKDKTKKKVKKDEKSALVNRMGVDPYHGWKANYEILPGKEKVVSELKTLAENADHIYLATDLDREGEAIAWHLREIIGGDDQRFSRVVFNEITKNAIKQAFEKPDTLNIDRVNAQQARRFMDRVVGYMVSPLLWKKIARGLSAGRVQSVAVRLIVDREREIKAFVPEEYWELHADLLAGSDIQLQMQVTHHNSKPFKPVNKEQTHAAVSLLENARYVVADREDKPTSSKPGAPFITSTLQQAASTRLGFGVKKTMMMAQRLYEAGYITYMRTDSTNLSQDALSMVRGYIGEEFGKRYLPESANLYSSKENSQEAHEAIRPSDVGVLADNLKDMEADAQKLYQLIWRQFVACQMTPAQYDSTTLIVEAADYQLRAKGRTLRFDGWTKVMPALRKNDEDRTLPTVAVGEPLSLQKLLPGQHFTKPPARYSDASLVKELEKRGIGRPSTYASIISTIQDRGYVRVENRRFYAEKMGEIVTDRLEENFRELMNYDFTARMESRLDQVANNQAEWKAVLDEFFNEFSQQLEKAEQDPEEGGMRPNAMVLTSIDCPTCSRQMGIRTASTGVFLGCSGYALSPKERCKTTINLIPEAEVLNVLEGDEAETNALRARRRCEKCGTAMDSYLIDNQRKLHVCGNNPACDGYEIEAGEFRIKGYDGPIVECEKCGSEMHLKMGRFGKYMACTSETCSNTRKILRNGDVAPPKEDPVPLPELPCEKSDAYFVLRDGAAGVFLAANTFPKSRETRAPLVEELARFKDRLPEKLRYLADAPIVDKDGNKTQVRFSRKTKQQYVSSEKDGKATGWSAFYIDGKWVEGKK
- a CDS encoding YciN family protein — translated: MSPEHQVNEEKRPIERQSLLVEANDIIKHHDDYLHGMVADSVEQKNGVLVFRGEFFLDENGMPTLKSTAVFNMFKHLAHVLSEKYDLID
- the sohB gene encoding protease SohB codes for the protein MELLSLYGLFLAKVLTIVVAIGALVVLAFGMTQRKRPHKGELQVTNLGEQYQEMQREMQTACMSDTERKLLSKQEKKKEKETAKQDKQRAKRGEEKSVKPCLYVLDFNGSMDAGEVSSLREEISAVLAVAKPKDEVLLRLESPGGVVHGYGLAASQLQRLRQGGVRLTVSVDKVAASGGYMMACVADRIVAAPFAIVGSIGVVAQIPNFHRLLKNKDIDVELHTAGEFKRTLTLFGENTEQGREKFREDLNVTHTLFKDFVQQMRPSLDIDSVATGEHWFGTQAKDLGLVDSIGTSDDLLIAEMASHEVLSVRYTRRKRLLDRLTGSAGDTAERMMMRWWQRGSKPLL
- a CDS encoding YciK family oxidoreductase, coding for MHYQPKIDLLQNRIILVTGAGDGIGREAALTYARYGAHVILLGRTESKLQSVKQQIEQEHGTSAHVVVCDMLALSSAQCFQLADELAQVVPHLDGVLHNAGLLGEITPIVQQTPEIWHQVMQVNVNATFMLTQALLPLLLKSPCSSLVFTSSSVGREGRAGWGAYSVSKFATEGLMQVLAEEYRSQNLRVNCINPGGTRTGMRASAFPNEDPMRLKTPADIMPLYLYLMGDDSRRKTGMSFDAQPGRKAGPAE
- the cobO gene encoding cob(I)yrinic acid a,c-diamide adenosyltransferase, which produces MSDERHQQRQQRLKEKVDARIAAANETRGILIVFTGNGKGKTTAAFGTVTRAIGHGLQAGVIQFIKGEWPNGEKNLLQQHGVEFQVMATGFTWDTQNRQTDTEAAQHVWQHGKRMLADPQLDLVVLDELTYMISYDYLDLSDVVTALNQRPAGQTVIITGRGCHRDLLEMADTVTEMRPVKHAFDSGIQAQQGIDW